A window of the Butyricimonas virosa genome harbors these coding sequences:
- the istA gene encoding IS21 family transposase, with the protein MDNQTLKSRFFRSISVHLRELQVVAPFFRSIPVHFRRMPSDFPEYIRSIVHRIVCVYLRFRSISVHSFSGFSFLCADKFIRNSTVMAGTTKDMSLIKQVLQLKQAGESNRGISRKLPIDKETVNGYVNTVKANGWNISDLLEIDDPELERMFHAGSPAYTDRRMEEFLILLPRYKELLADPKSHVSRQVLFDEYRATHPDGYGKSQFYYHLKQNLVAKKDVTAVLANTYRPGEKLMVDFAGDKLSYVDAATGEIIKVEVFVACLPYSDYTYVICVPSQKTEDFLYAIRMCLEHLGGVPPILTPDNLKSAVISNDRHEPKLNKALEDMGNYYHFVVLPCDPASPTQKALVEDSVRITYNRIYARLRNCIFHSLMELNRAVWKLMERHNRTRMQKRPYSREERFHAKEKELLKPLKPEPYEMRLYADLKVQANCHVELRQDKVTHFYSVPYIHVGKQARVVFTRSWVKAYVEQKLVASHIRSHTYGYTTVREHLASSCRVIMERSAAYYVEKAKDISPDCHEYVKRIFDPKRTTQPEEVYYKLCNSIVSLRRKYDLATFDLTCRQCMEYGIYSYSKFEAILRRNGMNASADETVIFHAPTPSNHGNMRGKSYFTGNDMNK; encoded by the coding sequence ATGGATAACCAGACATTAAAATCTCGATTTTTCCGGAGCATATCCGTCCACCTCCGAGAATTGCAGGTTGTAGCACCTTTTTTCCGGAGCATACCCGTTCACTTTAGACGTATGCCTTCAGATTTTCCGGAGTATATCCGTTCAATCGTGCATAGAATTGTCTGCGTATATCTTCGTTTCCGGAGCATATCCGTTCATTCTTTCTCCGGTTTCAGTTTCCTTTGTGCTGATAAATTTATACGCAACAGCACAGTCATGGCAGGAACAACAAAGGATATGAGTCTGATAAAACAAGTACTCCAGCTCAAGCAGGCCGGAGAATCCAACCGCGGTATAAGCCGCAAGTTACCGATTGACAAGGAAACCGTCAACGGTTATGTGAATACAGTAAAAGCCAACGGATGGAACATCAGCGACCTCCTTGAGATTGACGATCCCGAGTTGGAACGGATGTTCCATGCCGGTTCTCCGGCATATACGGACAGGAGAATGGAAGAGTTCCTGATCCTGCTCCCTAGATACAAGGAACTGCTGGCGGATCCCAAATCCCATGTAAGCCGTCAGGTCCTGTTCGATGAATACCGTGCGACTCATCCCGACGGTTACGGCAAGTCACAGTTCTATTATCATCTGAAGCAGAATCTCGTTGCGAAGAAGGATGTTACAGCCGTACTTGCCAACACCTACAGACCGGGTGAGAAACTCATGGTGGACTTTGCCGGTGACAAGCTCAGTTATGTGGATGCCGCAACCGGAGAAATTATCAAGGTGGAGGTGTTTGTCGCCTGCCTGCCTTACAGCGACTATACCTATGTGATATGTGTACCTTCGCAGAAGACGGAGGACTTCCTGTATGCCATAAGGATGTGCCTGGAACATCTGGGCGGTGTACCACCCATACTGACTCCTGACAATCTCAAATCAGCGGTAATCAGCAATGACCGGCATGAGCCGAAGCTGAACAAGGCTCTTGAGGACATGGGCAACTACTACCATTTTGTAGTGCTGCCATGTGACCCGGCATCGCCGACACAGAAGGCTCTGGTAGAAGACTCCGTAAGAATTACATATAACCGTATTTATGCCAGATTGCGTAACTGCATCTTTCATTCACTCATGGAACTGAACCGTGCCGTATGGAAGCTGATGGAAAGGCACAACCGAACCCGTATGCAGAAGCGTCCCTACAGCCGTGAGGAGCGTTTTCATGCCAAGGAGAAGGAGCTGCTGAAACCCTTGAAACCGGAACCCTATGAAATGCGCCTGTATGCCGATCTGAAAGTACAGGCAAACTGCCATGTGGAGCTGAGACAGGACAAGGTGACCCATTTTTACTCCGTCCCCTATATCCATGTAGGAAAACAGGCAAGAGTAGTCTTTACCCGTTCATGGGTCAAGGCCTATGTGGAGCAGAAACTGGTAGCTTCACATATCCGCAGCCATACATACGGCTATACCACAGTCAGGGAACATCTCGCATCCAGCTGCAGGGTGATTATGGAGCGTTCGGCAGCCTATTATGTGGAGAAAGCAAAAGATATATCACCTGACTGTCATGAGTATGTAAAAAGAATCTTTGACCCCAAACGTACCACACAGCCTGAAGAGGTGTATTACAAGCTGTGCAACTCCATAGTCAGCCTCAGAAGGAAGTATGACCTTGCCACGTTTGACCTTACCTGCCGCCAGTGCATGGAGTACGGTATTTACTCCTACAGCAAGTTTGAAGCCATACTCAGACGTAACGGCATGAATGCATCCGCAGACGAGACGGTAATCTTCCATGCGCCTACACCGTCAAACCACGGAAACATGCGTGGAAAAAGCTATTTTACAGGAAATGACATGAACAAATAA
- the istB gene encoding IS21-like element helper ATPase IstB: MASCWSSLEETHQLDKLTLREGMQIMLQYERDTRGNNRIQRLIKNAGFRLRASMEELETDTARGIQACSAADLATGNYITGGMTVIITGPAGTGKSYFACALGDRACRNGRKVLYFTMNMLIENLKLVHLEGRETNFFRKLNAHDLLIIDDFGMVKLDGQVQHDFEQIIDDRYNRKALILASQLPVADWYDVFQSELIAEACLDRIVHKAIKFDLKGESLRKKY; the protein is encoded by the coding sequence ATGGCAAGCTGCTGGAGCTCCCTGGAAGAAACACATCAGTTGGACAAGCTTACCCTGCGTGAAGGCATGCAGATCATGCTCCAGTACGAACGTGACACAAGAGGTAACAACCGTATACAGCGTCTTATAAAAAATGCCGGCTTCCGTCTGAGAGCCTCGATGGAAGAACTTGAAACGGACACGGCAAGGGGAATACAGGCCTGCTCTGCTGCCGACCTTGCAACCGGAAATTACATCACGGGCGGAATGACGGTCATCATTACCGGACCGGCAGGGACCGGAAAGTCCTACTTCGCCTGTGCCTTGGGTGACAGGGCATGCAGGAACGGCCGGAAGGTACTGTACTTCACGATGAACATGCTCATCGAGAACCTGAAGCTTGTACATCTGGAAGGACGGGAGACAAATTTCTTCCGAAAGCTTAACGCACATGATCTTCTGATCATAGATGATTTTGGGATGGTCAAGCTGGACGGACAGGTACAACATGACTTTGAACAGATCATAGATGACCGGTACAACCGGAAAGCACTCATCCTGGCCAGCCAGCTTCCCGTTGCAGACTGGTATGATGTGTTCCAAAGCGAGCTCATTGCAGAAGCCTGTCTGGACAGAATTGTGCATAAGGCAATAAAATTTGACCTCAAAGGAGAGAGCCTAAGAAAGAAGTATTAA